The proteins below come from a single Microbacterium sp. SLBN-154 genomic window:
- a CDS encoding carbohydrate ABC transporter permease: MSSLTRDRIENRLIAILRPIVISVLLIVAVFPFYYMVLLSFRSLDSLLQNPGALWISIEELDLSTYLDVLLPVSDGGQGFIVFMRNSLLVALSTVALTLLVAIPGAYAVSRLKFFGRRQVSGLFLAVYFFPAILLAVPLFVFFTQLGLRGSLIALVIVYVSQVAAVSIYTLKNYFATVPVSLEEAAAIDGCTRLQTMRKISLPLAMPALVSNGLFIFMIAWNEFLFALLFLVERRDSWTVSLGLSQLSGSIEVPTTVLMAGSVILTLPIIILFFASERLLVGGLTAGAEKG; encoded by the coding sequence ATGAGCAGCCTCACCCGCGACCGGATCGAGAACCGGCTGATCGCGATCCTTCGGCCCATCGTGATCTCCGTGCTGCTGATCGTGGCCGTCTTCCCCTTCTACTACATGGTCCTGCTCAGTTTCCGCTCGCTCGACTCTCTCCTGCAGAACCCCGGGGCGCTGTGGATCTCGATCGAGGAGCTCGATCTCTCGACGTACCTCGACGTCCTGCTTCCGGTCTCGGACGGCGGCCAGGGCTTCATCGTCTTCATGCGGAACTCGCTGCTCGTCGCCCTGTCGACCGTGGCGCTCACGCTCCTCGTCGCGATCCCGGGTGCCTATGCCGTCAGTCGGCTGAAGTTCTTCGGTCGCCGTCAGGTGTCGGGGCTGTTCCTCGCGGTGTACTTCTTCCCCGCGATCCTCCTCGCCGTCCCGCTCTTCGTGTTCTTCACCCAGCTCGGTCTGCGCGGGTCCCTGATCGCCCTCGTGATCGTCTACGTCTCGCAGGTGGCGGCGGTGTCGATCTACACCCTGAAGAACTACTTCGCGACCGTCCCGGTGTCGCTCGAGGAGGCGGCCGCGATCGACGGGTGCACGAGACTGCAGACGATGCGGAAGATCAGCCTGCCGCTGGCAATGCCGGCGCTGGTGTCGAACGGCCTGTTCATCTTCATGATCGCGTGGAACGAGTTCCTCTTCGCGCTGCTGTTCCTCGTCGAGCGACGAGACTCCTGGACGGTCTCGCTCGGTCTGTCCCAGCTCTCGGGGAGCATCGAGGTGCCGACGACCGTTCTCATGGCGGGGTCGGTCATCCTGACCCTGCCCATCATCATCTTGTTCTTCGCCTCTGAGCGACTCCTCGTCGGTGGGCTGACCGCCGGCGCAGAGAAGGGATGA
- a CDS encoding zinc-dependent alcohol dehydrogenase: MTPMPHIVQFTAPGSVEVVEIVPAPLVPGSVRVATWYSGISAGTELTAYRGTNPYLTSTWDSQRRLFVPGEPSFGYPVQGWGYSEVGEVVEVADDVTALAVGDVVHGIWGHRSDAVLPAAALEGRLLPTDADPLLGTFARVASIALNGVLAADVRLGERVAIFGQGVIGLLATRLATLAGGRVYAVDTVPDRLEVARRFGAAEVVDALIDGGAGARIRELTGEGVDSAIELSGSDRALHEAIRSVVVEGIVAASGFYQGGAVNLHLGEEFHHNRVRILASQISGVPVGLGGRWDQSRLVRTVMALMLEGRLDAAALVTDVVDVSDVADIFRRLDAGDSAILQAVLAFERAPRSL; the protein is encoded by the coding sequence ATGACCCCGATGCCTCACATCGTGCAGTTCACCGCGCCCGGATCCGTCGAGGTCGTCGAGATCGTTCCTGCTCCGCTCGTCCCCGGCTCCGTCCGCGTCGCCACCTGGTACTCGGGGATCTCCGCGGGTACGGAGCTCACTGCGTACCGCGGCACGAACCCCTACCTCACGAGCACCTGGGACTCGCAGCGGCGCCTCTTCGTCCCGGGCGAACCGAGCTTCGGGTACCCCGTGCAGGGGTGGGGCTACTCCGAGGTCGGCGAGGTCGTCGAGGTCGCCGATGACGTGACCGCGCTGGCAGTCGGAGACGTCGTGCACGGGATCTGGGGGCACCGCTCCGATGCTGTCCTGCCGGCGGCTGCACTGGAAGGACGGTTGCTTCCCACCGACGCCGACCCCCTGCTCGGGACATTCGCGAGGGTTGCGTCGATCGCGCTCAACGGCGTGCTCGCGGCCGACGTGCGGCTGGGAGAGCGGGTCGCGATCTTCGGTCAGGGGGTGATCGGGCTCTTGGCGACGCGCCTCGCCACGCTCGCGGGCGGGCGTGTGTATGCCGTCGACACGGTGCCGGACCGCCTCGAGGTCGCCCGCAGATTCGGCGCCGCAGAGGTGGTGGACGCCCTCATCGACGGGGGCGCGGGGGCCCGTATCCGCGAGCTCACGGGCGAGGGCGTCGACAGCGCCATCGAGCTGTCGGGCAGCGACCGGGCGCTCCACGAGGCGATCCGGAGTGTCGTGGTCGAGGGGATCGTGGCGGCATCCGGCTTCTATCAGGGAGGGGCGGTGAACCTCCACCTGGGCGAGGAGTTCCATCACAACCGGGTCCGCATCCTCGCGAGTCAGATCTCCGGTGTTCCGGTCGGGCTCGGTGGCCGGTGGGACCAGTCACGTCTCGTCCGCACCGTGATGGCGCTCATGCTCGAGGGGCGGCTCGACGCCGCCGCCCTCGTGACCGATGTCGTCGATGTCAGCGACGTCGCCGACATCTTCCGGCGTCTGGATGCCGGTGACTCGGCCATCCTGCAGGCTGTGCTGGCCTTCGAACGCGCGCCGAGGTCGCTGTGA
- a CDS encoding Gfo/Idh/MocA family protein: MTAKALGDIPDHRPLIPRDPPAVGLIGAGAIARSAHLPAYRAWGVPVVAVASRDAADARALAADFAITRVHSTVEELLADPAVAVVDLATGPRGRIDLIEAAVSAGKHVLAQKPLTIDEADMPRLAEIVAGARARGLRLAVNQNARWAPAWRLATLLVRGGAIGEVVGITHLHDKPLPPLASTPFDAVPHMLLADYLVHWIDISRCWLEGARVDAVWASESRVPQQPASACNPWNADVRFRTDRGATAVVRIVGDSRATGGGCPFWIHGTEGTLRGSVLRGSDQLELDRDGDVTTFAVEGQWFPDGFAGAMGELLSAVVSDREPENSLAHVLATARLGFAAVASAEEDGAPVHPHDLLLTRATSESVVTP; the protein is encoded by the coding sequence GTGACGGCGAAAGCGCTCGGAGACATCCCGGATCATCGACCGCTGATTCCCCGTGACCCGCCGGCTGTCGGGCTCATCGGGGCCGGCGCAATCGCGCGGAGCGCCCACCTCCCCGCGTATCGCGCATGGGGAGTGCCAGTGGTCGCGGTCGCCTCGCGCGACGCCGCCGACGCACGAGCCCTCGCCGCGGACTTCGCGATCACCCGGGTGCACTCCACGGTCGAGGAGCTCCTCGCCGACCCGGCGGTGGCGGTCGTCGACCTCGCGACCGGCCCGCGGGGACGGATCGACCTCATCGAGGCGGCGGTCAGCGCGGGCAAGCATGTCCTTGCGCAGAAGCCACTGACCATCGACGAGGCCGATATGCCGCGACTCGCGGAGATCGTCGCCGGCGCCCGCGCGCGGGGATTGCGCCTCGCGGTCAACCAGAACGCGCGGTGGGCCCCCGCATGGCGGCTCGCCACGCTGCTCGTCCGCGGTGGGGCGATCGGTGAGGTCGTCGGGATCACCCACCTGCACGACAAGCCGCTCCCGCCTCTGGCAAGTACGCCGTTCGACGCCGTTCCGCACATGCTCCTGGCCGACTACCTCGTTCACTGGATCGACATCAGCCGCTGCTGGCTCGAGGGCGCGCGCGTGGACGCGGTGTGGGCGAGCGAGTCGAGGGTCCCGCAGCAACCGGCGTCCGCTTGCAATCCGTGGAACGCCGACGTCCGGTTCCGGACCGATCGCGGTGCGACCGCGGTCGTGCGGATCGTCGGCGATTCCCGCGCGACGGGCGGCGGCTGTCCGTTCTGGATCCACGGAACCGAGGGAACCCTCCGGGGGAGCGTCCTTCGCGGCAGCGATCAGCTCGAACTCGACCGCGACGGCGACGTGACGACCTTCGCAGTAGAGGGTCAGTGGTTCCCGGACGGCTTCGCCGGCGCGATGGGGGAGCTCCTCTCGGCCGTCGTGTCCGATCGTGAGCCTGAGAACTCTCTCGCGCACGTGCTCGCCACCGCGCGTCTCGGGTTCGCCGCTGTCGCCTCAGCCGAGGAGGACGGAGCGCCGGTGCATCCGCACGACCTTCTCCTCACGCGCGCGACCTCCGAAAGCGTGGTCACTCCATGA
- a CDS encoding glycoside hydrolase family 36 protein, giving the protein MTETHDIPVTDRARVYTEGWQSWSPTTWYRRGEPPHRPDEGWQHLMRFRPGHPAPEGLLQGEGLVVVDPGGGGAAEVFAALDASERVPTIHASWRGDRVIVTAEDGVERWTAAPSDDPGDAALAAFGSRFGAAAGARTGSPTPRVWCTWYQYFEDVTAAHVVENLRAIDAGALGEGVDVDVVQIDDGWSLGTGEWTAPNPRFGDLSEAVAAIRDTGRRAGVWLAPFSVGSRSDLAVRHPDWLTGPAGYNWGDELIGLDLTHPGVRDYLSEVFTRLRTLGVDYLKLDFLYSGAVPGARHEDFTPVAAYRSGLQLIRDVMGEDAYLLGCGAPILPSVGLVDAMRVSPDTFHEGGEDGSQGMRGRMSLEARSWQDRRLYTTDPDCLVARPGFALRDEWAEVVLNAPGVRGFSDRIADLDAHGRELVRRLLTEGPV; this is encoded by the coding sequence ATGACCGAGACCCATGACATTCCGGTGACCGACCGCGCGCGCGTCTATACGGAGGGGTGGCAGAGCTGGAGCCCCACGACCTGGTATCGACGCGGGGAGCCGCCGCACCGCCCCGACGAGGGGTGGCAGCATCTCATGAGGTTCCGACCCGGGCATCCTGCGCCCGAGGGTCTCCTGCAGGGCGAAGGCCTCGTCGTGGTCGACCCGGGCGGCGGCGGTGCCGCCGAAGTCTTCGCCGCGCTCGACGCTTCGGAGCGTGTGCCGACCATCCATGCGAGCTGGCGTGGCGACCGCGTCATCGTCACCGCGGAGGACGGCGTCGAGCGGTGGACGGCAGCGCCGTCGGATGACCCCGGTGACGCCGCACTCGCGGCATTCGGATCGCGGTTCGGTGCCGCTGCCGGAGCGCGGACCGGCTCACCGACGCCGCGCGTCTGGTGCACCTGGTACCAGTACTTCGAGGACGTGACGGCGGCGCATGTCGTCGAGAATCTGCGCGCCATCGACGCAGGCGCCCTCGGCGAGGGTGTCGATGTGGATGTCGTGCAGATCGACGATGGCTGGAGCCTTGGCACGGGTGAATGGACGGCACCCAACCCGCGCTTCGGTGACCTGAGCGAAGCCGTCGCCGCCATCCGCGACACCGGGCGTCGTGCCGGCGTCTGGCTGGCGCCGTTCAGCGTCGGTTCGCGGTCCGACCTCGCCGTGCGCCACCCCGATTGGCTCACCGGGCCGGCCGGGTACAACTGGGGCGACGAGCTCATCGGTCTCGACCTCACCCACCCCGGAGTCCGCGATTACCTCTCCGAGGTCTTCACCCGGCTACGCACCCTCGGCGTCGACTATCTCAAGCTCGACTTCCTGTACTCCGGGGCCGTCCCAGGCGCCCGTCATGAGGACTTCACCCCCGTCGCCGCCTATCGGTCGGGGCTCCAGCTCATCCGCGACGTCATGGGGGAGGACGCGTACCTCCTCGGTTGCGGTGCTCCGATCCTGCCGAGCGTCGGGCTCGTCGATGCGATGCGCGTCTCACCCGATACCTTCCACGAGGGCGGCGAGGACGGCTCGCAGGGGATGCGGGGACGGATGTCACTGGAAGCGCGCTCCTGGCAGGACCGACGCCTCTACACCACCGATCCGGATTGCCTCGTCGCCAGGCCCGGCTTCGCCCTGCGGGACGAGTGGGCGGAGGTCGTCCTGAACGCACCCGGGGTCCGGGGGTTCAGCGACCGGATCGCGGACCTCGACGCGCACGGGCGGGAGCTCGTGCGCCGATTGCTCACGGAGGGGCCGGTATGA
- a CDS encoding alpha-amylase family glycosyl hydrolase, with the protein MTDIDLDSLRARIRALVTELYPDHVDQVVDDLLALAERWAPLLGRVGTGRPDEGTAYLITYGDAFRRKGETPLHTLADVVRRHVRDAVTDIHLLPIYPWTSDDGFGVVDHRQVNPDLGTWDDIAELRADHALALDFVANHVSTSSPWFQGWLADDPRYAGYFLEPGPDFDTSRVVRPRTSPLTHEYPRPDGRVARAWTTFGPDQVDIDPSTPAAMLDLTDVLLGYLARGATTVRLDAIGFLWKESGTTCIHLPQTHAVIRLWRVLVDALAPGTLLLTETNVPHADNITYFGDGSNEAQMVYQFALPPLVLHAFVTGDAGALSRWASGIVPVSETATWFNFLASHDGIGLRPTEGLLTDEDRTMLVERTLARGGRVSMARRPDGSESVYELNTNFLDALVDPGSSDPDAEAVARGLAAHAILLSVVGVPAIYYHSLLGSGQDRVGMEESDIPRRINREVLDADALDRELGSSERRRGMLEGLRSLLAARRQHPAFSPFADQRVETIDPRVFVVRRAPGTAEEVMAVVNVSGDAVDLPDLCGRDVLTGLELDSVRLPPFGFVWLRP; encoded by the coding sequence ATGACCGACATCGATCTCGACAGCCTGCGCGCGCGCATCCGTGCGCTCGTCACCGAGCTGTATCCCGACCATGTCGACCAGGTCGTCGATGATCTCCTCGCTCTGGCCGAACGGTGGGCGCCGCTGCTCGGACGCGTCGGTACCGGCCGACCCGACGAAGGGACGGCGTATCTCATCACCTACGGCGACGCGTTCCGCCGGAAGGGGGAAACGCCTCTCCACACGCTCGCCGATGTGGTGCGCCGTCACGTCCGCGACGCGGTCACCGACATCCATCTCCTCCCCATCTACCCGTGGACCTCCGACGACGGCTTCGGAGTCGTGGACCACCGCCAGGTGAACCCCGACCTCGGCACCTGGGACGACATCGCGGAGCTGCGCGCCGACCACGCCCTCGCGCTCGACTTCGTTGCCAACCACGTCTCGACTTCGAGCCCCTGGTTCCAGGGTTGGCTCGCAGACGACCCGCGCTACGCCGGGTACTTCCTCGAGCCCGGTCCCGACTTCGACACCTCCCGGGTCGTGCGACCGCGTACATCGCCGCTCACGCACGAGTACCCGCGCCCGGATGGCCGGGTCGCCCGAGCGTGGACGACCTTCGGACCCGATCAGGTCGACATCGACCCGTCCACGCCGGCCGCGATGCTCGATCTCACGGATGTGCTGCTGGGCTACCTCGCCCGCGGCGCGACGACGGTGCGGCTCGACGCCATCGGCTTCCTGTGGAAGGAGTCGGGCACCACCTGCATCCATCTGCCGCAGACGCACGCCGTGATCCGGCTGTGGCGGGTGCTCGTGGATGCGCTGGCGCCCGGGACACTGCTGCTGACCGAGACCAACGTGCCGCATGCCGACAACATCACCTACTTCGGCGACGGCTCGAACGAGGCGCAGATGGTGTACCAGTTCGCCCTCCCGCCGCTCGTCCTGCATGCCTTCGTCACCGGCGATGCCGGTGCGCTCTCGCGATGGGCCTCGGGAATCGTTCCGGTGAGCGAGACGGCGACGTGGTTCAACTTCCTCGCCAGTCACGATGGCATCGGACTTCGGCCCACTGAGGGACTCCTGACCGACGAGGATCGCACGATGCTCGTCGAGCGCACCCTCGCGCGCGGCGGTCGGGTGTCGATGGCGCGACGCCCGGATGGCTCGGAGAGTGTGTACGAGCTAAACACGAACTTCCTCGATGCGCTCGTGGATCCCGGCTCATCCGATCCGGATGCGGAGGCCGTCGCGCGCGGACTGGCCGCGCACGCGATCCTGCTCTCGGTCGTCGGGGTGCCGGCGATCTACTACCACTCCCTGCTCGGGTCGGGCCAGGACCGCGTCGGGATGGAGGAGAGCGACATCCCGCGCCGCATCAATCGCGAGGTCCTCGATGCCGACGCGCTCGACCGCGAGCTGGGGTCCTCCGAACGGCGTCGGGGAATGCTGGAGGGTTTGCGTTCCCTGCTGGCGGCCAGGCGGCAGCATCCGGCCTTCTCGCCCTTCGCCGATCAGCGAGTGGAGACGATCGATCCGCGCGTGTTCGTGGTCCGACGGGCCCCCGGGACGGCCGAGGAGGTCATGGCCGTCGTGAACGTCAGCGGAGATGCCGTGGATCTTCCGGATCTCTGCGGGCGCGACGTGCTCACCGGTCTCGAACTCGACAGCGTCCGGCTCCCGCCCTTCGGGTTCGTCTGGTTGCGTCCCTGA
- a CDS encoding HAD-IIB family hydrolase, with translation MNTGRRTLVATDIDGTLVPDGTLELPDYTADVLRRLDAAGVAVVFVTGRPLRWMTGFWPHVGNHGMAIVSNGAITYDAHAREIISLTGIEAEDGLALSAIISAELPGARFAIECADGIRLDPRFAARTAVAGAPRGPLREIWTDPAVKLLVRDPDVDADLLHGRIAAIVGDAATVTWTMPGLVEISAAGVTKASALHTLCGRLDVDPAEVIAFGDMPNDIPMLSWAGTSYAMAGAHPSVREIADRTAPASAEEGVAQVLEHLLAEV, from the coding sequence GTGAACACAGGCCGTCGAACGCTGGTGGCGACCGACATCGACGGCACACTCGTCCCCGACGGCACGCTCGAACTTCCCGACTACACCGCCGACGTCCTGCGCCGCCTCGACGCCGCGGGCGTCGCCGTCGTCTTCGTCACGGGCCGACCCCTCCGCTGGATGACCGGCTTCTGGCCGCACGTCGGAAACCACGGCATGGCGATCGTCTCGAACGGCGCCATCACGTACGACGCCCACGCGCGCGAGATCATCTCACTCACCGGCATCGAAGCCGAGGATGGTCTCGCCCTCTCGGCGATCATCTCCGCCGAGCTCCCCGGCGCACGGTTCGCGATCGAGTGCGCCGACGGCATCCGTCTCGACCCGCGATTCGCTGCACGCACCGCCGTCGCAGGGGCGCCGCGCGGACCGCTCCGCGAGATCTGGACCGACCCCGCGGTGAAGCTTCTCGTGAGGGATCCGGATGTCGATGCCGACCTGCTGCACGGCAGGATCGCCGCGATCGTCGGCGACGCCGCGACCGTGACCTGGACCATGCCGGGTCTTGTCGAGATCAGCGCGGCCGGCGTCACGAAGGCCAGCGCCCTGCACACCCTCTGCGGGCGCCTCGACGTCGACCCCGCCGAGGTCATCGCCTTCGGCGACATGCCGAACGACATCCCGATGCTGTCGTGGGCCGGCACGAGTTACGCGATGGCGGGCGCTCATCCGTCCGTCCGTGAGATCGCCGATCGCACCGCGCCCGCCTCCGCCGAGGAGGGCGTCGCCCAGGTGCTCGAACACCTCCTCGCCGAGGTCTGA
- a CDS encoding type III PLP-dependent enzyme, whose amino-acid sequence MNETAATLIDRRRRECAAVMQTDDARAAIALHGTPVLLLDPSIVVRQYTRLRTALPFVRFHYAVKVCAHPAVIAALAEEGCGFDVASGEEIALLERQGVAPHRVIHTHPVKKPAEIGAALAAGIRTFVVDNEIELEKFRRGGAPDARLLVRLAYRSPHAGSDLSSKFGVSAERAEALVARADAWGLTVAGFSFHVGSQLDDPARFAAAIRDTAALMSRLERASGRRFTLLDIGGGFPIAYDRPVAALEEIARVIRPVLDPLAARYEILAEPGRVLVAESALLVTSVDGVAERPDGRWYYLDDGLYGSYSNVLTEGVHPLVFAERDLIAPAPPRRRATLAGPTCDSADVIARDCDLPDLRVGDLVVSPVMGAYTSVTATRFNGRPFTPVAVLTRVLLHHSRRSGMSRRSLSEAAPQA is encoded by the coding sequence ATGAACGAGACCGCCGCGACCCTCATCGACCGTCGCCGGCGCGAGTGCGCGGCGGTGATGCAGACGGATGACGCCCGCGCCGCCATCGCGCTCCACGGCACTCCGGTGCTGCTCCTGGATCCCTCGATCGTGGTACGCCAGTACACACGGCTGCGAACGGCGCTTCCCTTCGTGCGGTTCCACTACGCGGTGAAGGTCTGCGCCCACCCCGCGGTGATCGCCGCCCTTGCCGAGGAGGGATGCGGCTTCGACGTCGCCTCGGGGGAGGAGATCGCGCTGCTCGAACGCCAGGGTGTCGCGCCGCATCGCGTCATCCACACCCACCCCGTCAAGAAGCCCGCCGAGATCGGTGCGGCGCTCGCCGCCGGCATCCGCACCTTCGTCGTCGACAACGAGATCGAGCTCGAGAAGTTCCGCCGAGGCGGTGCGCCCGATGCGCGCCTGCTCGTGCGACTGGCCTACCGCAGCCCACACGCCGGGAGCGACCTGTCGAGCAAGTTCGGCGTCAGCGCCGAGCGCGCCGAAGCACTCGTGGCTCGCGCCGACGCATGGGGCCTCACCGTGGCAGGTTTCAGCTTCCACGTCGGCAGCCAGCTCGACGACCCCGCCCGCTTCGCTGCCGCGATCCGCGACACGGCTGCGCTGATGTCGCGCCTCGAGCGCGCGAGTGGTCGCCGCTTCACCCTGCTCGACATCGGCGGCGGGTTTCCGATCGCCTACGACCGGCCGGTCGCGGCGCTCGAGGAGATCGCGCGGGTCATTCGTCCGGTGCTGGACCCGCTCGCCGCGCGTTACGAGATCCTCGCCGAACCCGGCCGGGTGCTCGTCGCCGAGTCGGCGCTGCTGGTCACGAGCGTCGACGGTGTCGCCGAACGCCCCGACGGGCGCTGGTACTACCTCGACGACGGCCTGTACGGCTCGTATTCGAACGTGCTCACCGAAGGCGTGCATCCGCTCGTGTTCGCCGAGCGCGATCTGATCGCGCCCGCCCCGCCACGCCGCCGCGCCACGCTCGCCGGGCCCACGTGCGACTCGGCCGATGTCATCGCGCGCGACTGCGACCTCCCCGACCTGCGGGTCGGCGACCTCGTGGTGAGCCCCGTCATGGGCGCCTACACGTCGGTGACCGCGACGCGCTTCAACGGGCGTCCGTTCACCCCGGTCGCGGTGCTCACCCGGGTGCTTCTCCACCACAGTCGGCGAAGCGGGATGAGTCGAAGGTCCCTATCCGAGGC